A single genomic interval of Gossypium raimondii isolate GPD5lz chromosome 11, ASM2569854v1, whole genome shotgun sequence harbors:
- the LOC105801701 gene encoding TPR repeat-containing thioredoxin TDX has translation MDASKVADLKLLVDQCKSNPSIIHTPSLSFFKSYLLSLGAQIPTDPQTDRGGVKMADPEQQSDDKKPYISNEEDDDIIESDVELDNNGVVEPDNNPPQKMGDTSVEVTEEKRDAAQSEKLKAMDAISGGKLDEAINYLTEAIMLNPTSAILYATRASVFVKLSQPNAAIRDADAALKINPDSAKGYKGRGMARAMLGQWEEAASDLHVASKLDYDEEIGSVLKKVEPNAHKIEEHRRKYERLRKERELKRSERQRQQKKAEAQDQEALSAFKDGQVIGVHSTSELEIKLNAATRTSRLAILYFTATWCGPCRFISPLYTSLAAKYAKVVFLKVDIDEGRDVAARWNISSVPTFFFIRNGKEVDKVVGADKNTLESKIAQYAS, from the exons ATGGATGCTTCAAAGGTAGCAGACCTAAAGCTCCTTGTTGATCAGTGCAAATCAAACCCTTCAATTATCCACACTCCCTCCCTTTCCTTCTTCAAGTCCTATCTCCTAAG tcTGGGAGCTCAAATTCCAACTGACCCACAGACG GATAGAGGTGGTGTTAAAATGGCAGACCCTGAGCAACAGTCTGATGACAAGAAACCCTATAtttcaaatgaagaagatgatgatattatTGAGTCTGATGTCGAGTTAGATAATAACGGTGTTGTGGAACCTGACAACAATCCTCCACAAAAA ATGGGAGACACTTCGGTTGAAGTTACGGAGGAAAAGCGGGATGCTGCTCAATcagaaaaattaaaagccatGGATGCGATATCTGGAG GTAAGCTggatgaagctataaattatctAACAGAAGCTATCATGTTAAATCCCACCTCAGCAATACTATATGCAACTAGAG CTAGTGTCTTTGTTAAATTGAGCCAACCAAATGCTGCAATCCGTGATGCTGATGCAGCTTTAAAG ATCAATCCTGACTCAGCAAAAGGATATAAAGGTCGAGGGATGGCAAGGGCCATGCTTGGCCAATGGGAAGAAGCAGCAAGTGATCTGCATGTAGCGTCAAAGTTAGATTATGATGAGGAGATTGGTTCCGTACTCAAAAAG GTGGAACCTAATGCACACAAAATTGAAGAGCATCGCAGGAAATATGAACGCCTGCGGAAAGAAAGGGAACTAAAAAGGAGTGAACGTCAGAGGCAACAGAAGAAAGCTGAGGCACAA GATCAGGAAGCATTATCTGCTTTTAAAGATG GCCAGGTTATTGGCGTTCATTCCACCAGTGAGCTGGAAATTAAGTTAAATGCTGCTACAAGAACATCACGGCTGGCGATATTGTACTTCACCGCAACATGGTGTGGTCCCTGCCGCTTCATTTCTCCTCTCTATACGAGTTTAGCTGCAAAATATGCAAAGGTAGTGTTCTTAAAAGTGGATATAGACGAGGGTAGGGATGTGGCAGCGCGATGGAACATTAGCAGTGTTCCTACCTTCTTCTTTATAAGAAATGGAAAGGAAGTTGATAAGGTAGTTGGGGCTGATAAAAATACACTTGAAAGTAAGATTGCCCAATATGCAAGCTGA
- the LOC105801700 gene encoding ERAD-associated E3 ubiquitin-protein ligase component HRD3A has translation MSRSSCHLFLFLLLFALFPFPLLARPFVLVLSQDDLKDVQNDDVSPLDSDSSWDDDDFGGTHVKPDDELDPGSWRRLFEPPTTLLSPSHDTSLDSYYAAVHKIISASNNGDARLMEEAAAEIETAANTDGDPHARSVLGFLCGMGMMRERNKAKAFLNHYFAAEGGNAQSKMALAYTYSRQDMHEKAVKLYAELAEIAVNSFLISKDSPVIEPIRIHNGAEENKEALKKSRGEDDEDFQILEYQAQKGNAGAMYKMGLFYYFGLRGLRRDHTKALMWFLKAVDKGEPRSLELLGEIYARGAGVERNYTKALEWLSLASEHGLYSAYNGMGYLHVKGYGVEKNYTKAKEYFDKAADNEDAGGHYNLGVMYLKGIGVKRDVKIACKCFIVAANAGQPKAFYQLAKMFHTGVGLKKNLPMATALYKLVAERGPWSSLSRWALESYLKGDMGKAFLLYSRMAELGYEIAQSNAAWILDKYGERSMCMGESGVCTDAERHQRAHSLWWQASEQGNEHAALLIGDAYYYGRGTVRDYERAAEAYIHAKSQSNAQAMFNLGYMHEHGQGLPFDLHLAKRYYDQALELDPAAKLPVTLALASLWVRKNYADSFLVHVIDSLPEVYPRVEEWVENVIMEEGNATILTLFVCLLTVLYLRERQRRHAIAAAGAHEPNEHVVPAAR, from the exons atgtcTAGGTCAAGCTGCCATctcttcctcttcctcctcCTTTTCGCCCTTTTCCCCTTTCCCCTCCTCGCCCGCCCTTTCGTTCTCGTTCTCTCCCAAGACGACCTCAAGGATGTCCAAAACGACGACGTTTCCCCTCTCGATTCCGATTCTTCTTGGGACGACGACGACTTCGGCGGTACTCATGTTAAGCCTGATGACGAGCTCGATCCTGGATCTTGGCGCCGTCTCTTCGAGCCACCTACTACCCTTCTCTCCCCTTCTCATGATACTTCCCTCGATTCTTACTACGCCGCCGTCCATAAAATCATCTCCGCTTCCAACAACGGAGACGCCAGGTTGATGGAGGAAGCCGCAGCTGAGATCGAGACCGCTGCTAATACGGACGGTGATCCGCACGCTCGTTCGGTGTTAGGTTTTCTGTGCGGGATGGGGATGATGCGTGAGAGAAACAAAGCTAAAGCTTTTTTGAATCATTATTTCGCTGCCGAAGGTGGTAATGCCCAGTCCAAGATGGCTTTGGCTTACACTTACTCGCGTCAAGAT ATGCATGAAAAAGCTGTTAAATTATATGCTGAACTGGCAGAAATAGCGGTAAACAGTTTCTTGATATCCAAAGATTCGCCGGTAATAGAACCGATTAGGATACACAATGGAGCTGAGGAGAACAAGGAAGCTTTAAAGAAATCAAGAGGGGAAGACGATGAAGATTTTCAGATATTGGAATATCAAGCACAGAAAGGGAATGCCGGTGCTATGTACAAAATGGGTCTTTTTTACTATTTCGGATTGAGAGGGTTGCGCCGTGATCATACCAAGGCTTTGATGTGGTTTTTGAAAGCTGTGGATAAAGGGGAGCCTAGGTCTCTTGAACTTCTTGGTGAGATTTATGCTAGAGGAGCTGGAGTTGAAAGGAATTATACCAAGGCACTTGAGTGGCTTTCACTTGCATCCGAACATGGGCTTTATTCAGCTTACAATGGGATGGGTTATTTACATGTTAAAGGCTATGGTGTGGAGAAGAACTATACCAAA GCAAAAGAATACTTCGACAAGGCTGCTGATAATGAAGATGCTGGTGGGCACTATAATTTAGGAGTAATGTACCTTAAAGGGATCGGAGTGAAGAGGGATGTGAAGATTGCTTGTAAGTGTTTTATTGTGGCAGCCAATGCAGGTCAACCAAAGGCGTTTTATCAGTTGGCTAAGATGTTTCATACTGGTGTTGGGCTTAAAAAGAATCTTCCTATG GCTACTGCATTATACAAGCTAGTTGCCGAACGGGGACCATGGAGTTCCCTCTCTAGATGGGCACTTGAATCATACCTAAAAGGTGACATGGGCAAAGCATTCCTCTTGTATTCTAGGATGGCTGAGCTAGGTTACGAGATAGCACAGAGTAATGCTGCGTGGATCCTTGACAAGTATGGTGAGCGCAGCATGTGCATGGGTGAATCTGGGGTTTGCACAGATGCAGAAAGGCATCAACGTGCTCATTCTTTGTGGTGGCAAGCTTCCGAGCAGGGTAACGAACATGCAGCATTACTTATTGGGGATGCATATTACTATGGCAGA gGAACTGTGAGGGATTATGAGCGTGCAGCTGAAGCTTACATACATGCAAAATCCCAATCGAATGCTCAAGCTATGTTCAACCTGGGATACATGCATGAGCATGGCCAAGGACTTCCTTTTGACCTCCATCTTGCCAAGCGGTACTATGATCAGGCATTAGAGCTAGATCCTGCAGCAAAGTTGCCTGTCACACTGGCACTGGCAAGTTTGTGGGTACGAAAGAACTATGCTGACAGTTTCCTG GTCCACGTAATTGATTCCCTGCCGGAAGTTTATCCTAGAGTTGAAGAATGGGTGGAGAATGTGATCATGGAGGAAGGAAATGCAACAATATTGACACTATTTGTCTGTCTACTCACTGTTCTATACCTTCGTGAGCGACAACGCAGGCATGCTATTGCTGCTGCGGGGGCACACGAACCTAATGAGCATGTTGTACCTGCTGCACGCTAA
- the LOC105801707 gene encoding outer envelope protein 64, chloroplastic — protein MASHAANLWVLLGLGLAGIFLMTKRLKKTIKADFGAFIQKLELLPPPQPAPPKAPHPLTGLNFAVSDVFDIEGYVTGFGHPDWLKTHEPSTRTSPVVLALVEGGATCIGKTVVDELAYSIHGENKHYSTPTNPAAPARISGGSSSGAAVAVAADFVDFSLGIDTLGGIRVPAAFCGVIGFRPSYGVISNTGIIPVSSSLDTVGLFAKDPSTLRRVGLVLLQLPFSVQRNPKQILLADDCFELLKIPKDRISQVVTNSTEKHFGRQVLKHENLEKYFSSKVPSLKEFYSQKINGDSKISSLTLLANVAQILQRYEFKRTHGEWINSEKPVLDSAISAQINETLDMTDKEIEICKLVRTEMRLAVNNLLKDDGILVIPTTAYPPPKLGSKEIFSDDYQNRSFSLLSIASISGCCQVTLPLGYHDKCPVSVSFIARHGGDRFLLDTVQTVYSSLQEHADTVAKSKLSPNAVKQEHSAEAVKEKGNQAYKDKQWQKAIGFYTEAIKLSDNNATYYSNRAAAYLELGSFLQAETDCTKAISLDKKNVKAYLRRGTAREMLGYYKEAIEDFSYALVLEPTNKRAALSADRLRKVFQ, from the exons ATGGCTTCTCACGCCGCCAATCTATGGGTGCTGCTCGGCTTGGGTTTAGCTGGAATTTTTCTGATGACTAAAAGGCTTAAGAAAACTATTAAAGCCGACTTTGGGGCTTTTATTCAGAAGTTAGAGTTGCTTCCTCCGCCTCAGCCTGCCCCTCCTAAAGCTCCCCATCCTCTCACCGGTCTCAATTTCGCCGTTTCTGATGT ATTTGACATTGAAGGGTATGTGACTGGGTTTGGCCATCCAGACTGGTTGAAGACACATGAACCATCTACTCGCACATCACCTGTGGTTTTGGCCCTTGTAGAAGGAGGTGCTACCTGTATAGGGAAAACTGTTGTGGATGAACTGGCATACAG TATCCATGGAGAGAATAAACACTATAGCACACCAACCAATCCTGCTGCACCTGCACGCATTTCAGGTGGATCCTCTAGTGGAGCAGCTGTTGCTGTTGCTGCTGATTTTGTGGACTTCTCTTTAG GCATCGATACTCTTGGTGGCATAAGGGTACCTGCAGCTTTTTGTGGTGTTATTGGATTCCGGCCCTCATATGGTGTTATTTCTAACACTGGAATTATACCTGTTTCATCAAGCCTCGACACTGTTG GATTGTTTGCTAAGGATCCTAGCACTCTTCGTCGAGTTGGCCTTGTGCTCTTGCAACTTCCATTTTCTGTTCAACGCAACCCTAAGCAAATCCTTTTAGCTGATGATTGTTTTGAACTGCTAAAGATTCCTAAGGATAGAATTTCACAAGTGGTGACTAATTCCACTGAGAAGCATTTTGGAA GACAAGTATTGAAGCATGAAAATCTTGAGAAATACTTCAGTTCTAAGGTCCCAAGCTTGAAGGAGTTTTATAGCCAGAAAATAAATGGTGattcaaaaatttcatccttaaCATTGCTTGCAAATGTTGCACAGATTCTTCAAAG ATATGAGTTTAAACGTACGCATGGAGAATGGATTAATTCTGAAAAGCCTGTTCTTGATTCTGCCATCTCTGCGCAAATAAATGAAACACTTGATATGACGGATAAGGAGATTGAAATTTGCAAATTGGTTAGGACTGAGATGCGTTTGGCTGTCAATAATCTTTTGAAG GATGATGGAATTCTGGTGATTCCTACCACTGCTTATCCCCCTCCAAAACTTGGTAGTAAGGAAATCTTCTCAGATGACTACCAGAACCGTAGTTTTAGTCTGTTGAGTATTGCTAGCATCTCTGGTTGCTGTCAG GTCACACTACCTCTTGGATATCATGATAAGTGCCCAGTCTCTGTGTCCTTCATAGCCAGACATGGGGGTGATCGATTTTTACTGGATACAGTACAGACTGTATATTCATCCCTGCAAGAGCATGCTGATACTGTTGCTAAGTCTAAATTGTCGCCTAATGCTGTCAAGCAGGAACATTCTGCTGAGGCAGTTAAAGAAAAG GGCAACCAAGCATACAAAGATAAGCAATGGCAGAAGGCTATTGGGTTTTATACTGAGGCTATCAAGCTTAGTGACAATAACGCAACATATTATAGCAACAGGGCCGCAGCATATCTAGAACTAGGAAG TTTCCTCCAAGCAGAAACAGATTGTACCAAAGCTATCAGCCTTGATAAAAAG AATGTAAAGGCATATTTACGAAGAGGCACTGCTAGAGAGATGCTTGGTTACTACAAGGAGGCAATTGAGG ATTTTAGCTATGCTCTGGTGCTTGAACCAACCAATAAGAGAGCAGCCCTTTCTGCAGATAGGTTAAGGAAGGTATTTCAGTAA
- the LOC105801703 gene encoding zinc finger protein VAR3, chloroplastic, which yields MATLQNFLSSSLTYNLPKKMSSSAFLHLSTSIIRARNPLFLPFSSPPALSLRFHRYTSSTAALDTLNANTVAAEPQSHPWPEWVTFIDRLKCKGYFVEANNTVTSGAGNDYKDMNFVKDACISFARDRFDLFKLLSTDDIETVVGSGCPNVLRKSVNSAKRLRAHVHLDEGEVCGACNLRGSCDRAYVILKESEAAARTVDIVRILLSYALDPLVISEREKPPGREHIDASARNLLSDLTKLSETSCDAEIPKLAAKARPRKEKQISGNDDAEFKNVEMKRGDWMCPKCNFLNFSRNLQCLKCKEGGPKNVRGEEIEMKKGDWLCSECSFMNFSRNTRCLKCKAEGPKRVATDDVQMKKGDWNCPGCGFMNFASNRKCLRCKVARPKRQLNPGEWECPSCDFLNYRRNQVCLKCKHERPEEATNEYDEHTWKRPQRS from the exons ATGGCCACATTACAAAATTTTCTCTCATCATCTTTAACATACAATCTACCAAAGAAAATGTCATCTTCAGCTTTCTTACACCTGAGCACCTCTATCATACGTGCTCGCAATCCcctctttcttcctttttcttccccGCCCGCCCTCTCCCTCCGCTTCCACCGTTACACTTCCTCTACCGCCGCCCTCGACACACTTAACGCCAACACCGTTGCCGCTGAGCCTCAATCCCACCCCTGGCCCGAATGGGTCACTTTCATTGACAGATTAAAGTGCAAAGGTTACTTTGTTGAAGCTAATAATACTGTCACTTCCGGTGCTGGCAATGATTATAAGGACATGAATTTTGTGAAAGACGCTTGCATTAGCTTTGCTCGTGACCGTTTCGatcttttcaa ATTGTTATCTACTGATGATATTGAAACGGTTGTGGGGAGTGGATGTCCTAATGTTCTACGAAAATCCGTTAATTCAGCTAAAAGGTTGAGAGCCCATGTTCATCTCGACGAAGGGGAA GTTTGTGGTGCTTGCAATCTGCGTGGTTCTTGCGACAGAGCTTACGTGATACTAAAGGAATCTGAAGCAGCTGCTCGTACTGTGGACATCGTGCGTATATTATTATCTTATGCCCTTGATCCCCTTGTTATTTCGGAGAGAGAGAAACCTCCTGGTAGAGAGCATATTGATGCATCTGCAAGGAATCTACTTTCAGACTTGACAAAATTGAGTGAGACGTCATGTGATGCTGAAATTCCTAAGCTTGCTGCTAAAGCTCGTCCTCGGAAGGAAAAACAAATTAGTGGCAATGATGATGCAGAgtttaaaaatgttgaaatgaaGAGAGGAGATTGGATGTGTCCCAA ATGTAACTTTTTGAACTTCTCTAGAAATCTGCAATGCCTAAAATGCAAAGAAGGTGGCCCTAAAAATGTTCGTGGAGAAGAAATTGAGATGAAGAAAGGAGATTGGCTTTGCTCAGA GTGCAGTTTCATGAACTTTTCTAGAAATACAAGGTGCTTAAAGTGTAAAGCAGAGGGTCCAAAGAGGGTTGCCACGGATGATGTCCAAATGAAGAAAGGGGATTGGAACTGCCCAGG GTGTGGATTTATGAATTTTGCGAGTAATAGGAAATGTTTACGCTGCAAAGTGGCAAGGCCCAAGAGACAGTTAAATCCTGGAGAATGGGAATGCCCTTC ATGTGATTTCTTGAATTACAGAAGGAACCAGGTTTGTCTAAAGTGCAAACATGAACGCCCTGAAGAAGCAACAAATGAGTATGATGAGCACACATGGAAGAGACCTCAGCGGTCCTAA